In a single window of the Nodularia spumigena CCY9414 genome:
- a CDS encoding transposase, with product MTRANKQADMDMLELAAASGEIDLKYLDESGFSAWSDSGYTYYQKGEQKKLEQTKRRGRRISIIGLFQPLISFIYGLVIGGVKRSSYIKMMEQEAQEASESKRMRVIVQDNGPIHCCKEVQALWTKWEQMGLYMFFLPKYCS from the coding sequence GTGACTCGTGCAAATAAACAAGCAGATATGGATATGTTAGAACTGGCTGCGGCTAGTGGAGAAATAGACCTAAAATATTTGGATGAATCAGGATTTTCAGCTTGGAGTGATTCAGGTTATACATACTATCAAAAAGGAGAACAAAAAAAGCTCGAACAAACAAAAAGACGTGGACGCAGAATCAGTATTATTGGGCTATTTCAGCCATTAATTAGCTTTATTTATGGTCTAGTAATTGGAGGAGTTAAGCGCAGTTCTTACATCAAAATGATGGAACAAGAGGCGCAAGAAGCATCTGAAAGTAAACGAATGAGAGTCATAGTTCAAGATAATGGACCAATACATTGTTGTAAAGAAGTTCAGGCATTATGGACAAAGTGGGAACAAATGGGTTTATATATGTTTTTCCTTCCTAAATATTGCTCGG